In Lycium ferocissimum isolate CSIRO_LF1 chromosome 7, AGI_CSIRO_Lferr_CH_V1, whole genome shotgun sequence, the sequence TGAAAACCTTGATGAGCAAAAGCTGAAGTTTCTCACAGTAGCAGTGTAAGACGATAACGGAGTTATTATCGTTGACCGCCTCGTCTACGATGAGCCTATTCACAGCTTTCTTCCGCTCCAGAATCGTAGTAGAAAAATCCTAATTCTTAGCAGTCTTTCTGCAAATAGAAAGAGTAAAAGATTGTGAATCGAATTGTAAATCGATACAAAATTCAAAGCTAAAACACAAATGAGTAACATAATCGAGCGACTAATAGCTAGGCAAGCTAAAACAACATAGCAATAGACTAATACTCCAGAACGTATAAGAAAGAATCCAGTGTTAAGCCGTATAAGCCTCCTAAACCTAATTTATAGGCATATGGACGGCCGACTAATTTAGTGACAAATAAAAGGACTCCTAAACTTAAAaggattttaaaatattaaataatttcaaatataaaaaaaaaattgaggaaaatagtaaatgatgattttgtatattgtagagtcttttaatgaagggtaAAAAGTTCAATTAACATCTAAAGtccttcgtgcttttaatatagtatagatttaattttttttttttttttttttgggtaagaAACAAATTGATGTCAAAGTTCAAAATCGTTTGATTTAATTCCACGAATTGCCTTTCAAATATgctgatttttatttttgtccttcaaatgggttgatcttttattttttacccttaaaaattaaatttattcctAGTGAGGCATAAATTCTTTAAGGATATGGGGCATAATCATGAGATAATATGATGCGAAAATACAAACTTTATGCCACGCAAAAATTTAGTTTTGTTACGAGGacataaattaaagaccagcacaaaattgGACAAAACTGCAAATGACCCGAAACAAATTGATGTCCAGTTCCAACTGGGTTAACCCGACCCAGGCTTTGAGCAAACTGAACCCGAATCATCACAACTGAAGTGAGGTTTTTCAACTGAAAGGGCAAGGGTTTCACAAAGACCGCAAACAGTTATTCTCAAACACACGCGAAAAATGGTGGCAAAGAAGGGAGGAAACAAAGGAGAAGATACAGAAGAGGAATTGGCTCGTGCCCCTTTACAAGCTATCATTTTGGCTGATAGTTTCACCACTAAGTTCCGACCTATCACTCTTGAACGTCCCAAAGTAACTAGCTTTAATAAACTTACCTGTTTCTcctttgccctttttttttttttttttcgtatgtCACATTGGGTTAATGATAAATACTCGTGTGATTAATAGCTATTTATTAACAGTTGTCATTGTTTAGTGTCTTCATGAATACATACTGGATTTTTCTTAGGTGTGGCTTGCCACTGCTACAAGTGTCCCAGGCAATCTGAAGCTTTGGTTTTTCTTGGAAATTAGTctttttcgattttatttttgtctCTTCATGCTCGTCGGGAGTCAATAACAGTAAAATTTGACCACATTTGTCTTTAAAcatttcttttaatatttagcAATTGGAAACTGTTTAGTCCTTtattatttttggtgtaaacggGATGTTTAGTGGAAACAGAAGACACTTCTGATGTTTTAGACTATAAGGAGCTCCTTTGTTTCTTAATTGTCTGTTTGGGGACTATACAGTTGGTATAGTATACCTGTTAACATAAAGAATTTTACCATTGTCGAAAAAATATTTAGCAGTTGGAAATAATCTAAACTTGTGCTAACTTTATTGTTGTTTCTAAGTATCTAAATACAATGTTCAAATGATAATTATGTCTGCATCGGACATTACACTTTCTCGATTTGACTATAATATTATTGGAGGTAGTATAAGTGACAAGACTACTACGTGGCAAGTAGACAGGTCTGGCAACCATAGCAATGAAGAATCCCTGTACAATAGTACCTGTCAGATGTATTCGTCATGTTTGTTTGTCTTATTCTATGCGTCAGGAGTTTCAATCTCTAAGGAATGAAGTTGCATGATGTGGAATTGTTACAATGCTAACTGTACGAATAGAGTTAATTTTTAACACAAATTTGATATGTGGCTATTCGAATTATTTGTTTTGGAAAATGTATAGTTACAGTTGTGTACTACAGTTTAATGTTTTTCGCATTGCAGGTACTGCTACCATTGGTCAATGCCCCTATGATAGATTATACCTTGGCATGGCTTGAATCTGCTGGTGTTGAAGAAGTTTTTGTTTTCTGTTGTGCTCATTCTAAGCAAGTGATTGATTATTTGGATAAGTCCAATTGGTTTGGCCAACCAAACTTTACAGTCACAAAGATTGAATCACACAATGCTATTAGTGCAGGAGATGCTTTGCGTTTGATCTATGAGCAACATGTGGTATGTAATGACATTTGCTTATCACGTTGCCATCTTCCGCTCAAGTTAAAACTCAGTTAATAGATGTAACAGGTTGTCGTACTTATTGAACAGAGAACATTGCATATAATCCTATGGTtctcaaattattttattatacaaTCAATGATCTTTCTAGATCTTTTTAGGATCACATGGAAATAaggggttttcttgaaaaaagcACAGGAAAATAGTACAAGAAAAGTTTGATCCTAATGCTTTAGGCTTTATACTCAATTGACATCCTCTTGGTCATTATTTAGTACCaggggttttcttgaaaaaagcACAGGAAAATAGTACAAGAAAAGTTTGATCCTAATGCTTTAGGATTTATACTCAATTGACATCCTCTTGGTCATTATTTAGTACCATGTAGATGATTTAGGGTTAGATAGATTGTTCCTACGATTTGCAAGATGTGTGGATTGGGCGCACATCATGAGTTCGAACTCTGTCGCTGACTGAAACCTGGTATTTAAGTGGGAATAGGGTTACTGCCCTGATATTCGAACCTAGGACCAATTGGGCTGAGTCAACTAACTTACAGGGGCTTACCAGTTGTCAAAAGAGAATACCACACAATGTTACTATAGGGAAATGCAATAGTTCTAAGATGCTAAGTTAAAACAAGTGTAATTATtataatacttcctccgtccaAAACTAAAATTGGCTGGGTCCAGACTCCAGAGTACGTGGGTCAACACTCTTTAATTGTCGTTGTTGAATATGGTCATTGATTCAtgatctttaaaaataattcttacGTATTTAAATACGGCATAAAAGCTCTATAAATCACAATTTCATGTTAAAGTTACTTCTAAATGTTAGAAAGTTTGTAGTCTGGACTCCCCAAATTGTTATTTCACCATTCATTTGGGATGAAGGGAGTAGCTTTTTCACATAATTCACGAACCATCGGGAACAAGCAACACTAGGTGTGCAAATCATAGATCAAAAACTCCTCTTGATTCTTCTGTCTCTGTATTTTGTCATCCTCCCTGTGCCCATCTTTGTGGGTAAAAGTGGTTTTAAAGATGTTAATGAACATATTTTCTTTAAACTCTACCATCACTTTCTCTCTAATAACTTCTTTCGAAACGGGAACTAGAAAAGCACTAACATACTTGCTTCaaagacattgtgttgggagatttagaaCTTACAGGGAGGAGTCGCGATTTTGGGTATTGCAGGAGTATTAAGGTTGAAAAGGTTAAAGTGCCGTTGGTGGACGCGCAAGGGAAGAGCCGACAGACCGACGAGATTCCCggagaattttggaagattgCTGCGGCCCGGCAGGGTCTGGGAGTGGCCgactaggttgtttaatgtcatctttaagacgCAACGATGCCCGTTAACGGAGGTCGAGTGTAACGATCCCTCTTTACAAGAATAAGGGCGTATATCCGCAGTTGCAACAACTATGATGCATCGTTCGCTAAGCCATACTATGAAAGTgggggaaagggtggtggagatgagggtgaggagtaGGTGTATCTATTTCGGAAGTAACCGGTTGGATTCATGCCGGACGCTCAACGGGAGGCCGTAATCCATCTTCAGAGGAGACCGCGTAGCAAAGACGGTAGTGAGAGAGACTTACGTATGGTGATCTATCGACCTAGAAAACTTACGACAAAGTTCGGAGatctatggagatgcttggaggctaaaggtgtgcACCGTGGCGTACGTTAGGGTGATCGAGGACATGTAATGGTGAGCCAAGGCCGGGGGTAAGGACGGTAGGGAGGAGACTCGAGCACTTCCCGgttgtgatggggttgcatcatGTCTCGGCTCTtcagtccatttttatttgcctcgcgatggatgaattgacgcggCATATTCAAGGCGAGGTGCCGTAGTGTATGctttcgcggatgacatagtcttgatcGACGAGACTCGTAAGCGGAGTCAACGTTGTCGGGAGGTTGGCGTCAGActttggagtctaaaggattcaagGCGAGTAGGACCCAGGCGGTATGATCTGATTCGATGAAGCCTCGAAAATTtggcgtggaagtgaggcttggtacccgaATTAGATTGAAGACAAGTAGTTTAGTATCTTGGAGTGGAACATTATACAAGGCGGTGGGGAGATTggcgatgatgtcacacatcgtattaggAGCGGGTATATGGAATGGAGGCTGTTTTAGATCTTCTTGATAGAAGGTGCCACAACGGCACCCAAGGGCAAGGATTACGCAAAGTGGTGAGTTAGGCCAAGAGCCAAGTATTTGTATGGGCGGAGTGTTGGCAGTTAAGATCTCTCgcgttgaagaagatgaaagttgccgagatgagaatgttgagatggatgtgtggagCACTTGGAGTGGCAAtgaggattaggaatgaggctatcaaggacaaggtgggagtggcctggGTGGAAAGCAAGATGGAAGCAGAGagctgagatggtttggacatgtgaagaggagagacaggATGCCGgtgcggagtgtgagaggttggccttGGATGGTTTAGAAGAGGCAGGGTAGCCGGAAGAAGTATtgggggagaggtgattagacgggaTATAGAAAGAAGCATACTAcatcgaggacatgaccttagataggagggtatggaggactcgtATTAGGGTAAGGCCGGTAGATAGtaacgtttatcctttcatattagtagtcacATTTGTGCTTTGATTTCTCGCTACTATTTGTTATCccgtactttgattatcttattttatccgTGATAGCCATCGCTCCTTACAATTCgcttcatcatggcttagtcgctttagttatttgcatttccatatcactttgaatctcttggccttatccgacctcttgttatgcttttatgcttttatgctttctattgagccgaggtctttcggaaacagccgtcctaccttggtaggagtcaggtctgcgtacactctaccctccccagacctcacgttgtgggatttcactgggtgtttgttgttgttgttgtatggttGGACACATATGGAGAAGTTTTCTGGTAAGATAGCTGTATTAATACATAATCTAACATGACTTTATCCGAGCAGGACTTGGTTGGATTCCTAGATTAATCATCACAACTTTTTTGGAATCCATGATGCAAGCATTGTTTGCTTAGGAGATAGAGttgtaaaatgaatgaaacaaGGGATGAGAACCATGGGAGATCATAGTTCAAAACTTAGTAGAGGCCAAAAACAAATGCAAGATGATTTTGTCCCATCTATCTTAGCCCTGATGGATAGACTTACCTGGTACTTGTGCTGGTGCAGGTAGTAGGTACCCGGCAAAATAGTTGAGGTACGTGCAAGTTAGTTAGAACGTCTGTCGTtatagaaaagagaaaagataaaAGTAGGCTTTGAACATCAGGTGCAGTCCAAGGTTGTTTTCGGAGATGAGGAAGATGTTCTCCTCTCCTCTGTGTTCACTGTTCTCTGTGTGCTTAAAATTGTAGAGTTAATATTGTTGAATTCAGAGTAATCTTTTGTCAATATGATTAGCTAACTTAACTTTTGGCCTTTTGAAGATACGCGGTGATTTTATCCTCGTCAGTGGAGATACTGTGAGCAATATGTCACTATCACAGGCACTTAAGGAACATAAGGAGAGACGGAGAAAGGATAGCAATGCCGTAATGACCATGGTCATTAAACAATCAAAGCCTTCTCCTATAACTCGCCAATCACGTCTTGGAACTGAAGAGCTGTTTATGGTGATTGATCCAGAGACTAAGCAGCTGCTGTATTATGAAGACAGGGTAGATAACTTTAAAGGATATTTGTCTCTTGACAAGGCATTGCTTACTGATAATACTTCCATTTCTCTTCAAAATGACAAGCAGGTTTGTTTTGTTACACTTGTTATAATAAGTCTAGTGTTACTAGTGCTGCTTCTAGTTTGAGCAATGTTCTTGATAAGGTGTGTTGCATGAACTGGTTTTAATTACCGTGAGaaagatgatatatatatatatatatatatttgctcaATAACAACTGGTGGAGGTTTAACATAGTTTAGGTATTGCATCTGGTGAGATTTATTTACGTACCTTTGTCCACTTCACTAATCTTATTTGTTATTTGCTCATGTTTAAATGCTATTGTTTCTTCTTTCCAAGTAAAAACCTCCACTAATAGATGAACTAATAAGAAAAGTTAGTTTCGTGTAGTTAAGTTTTACTGTGTGTAGTTTCGTGTAGTTAAGTTTTATTGTCTGTTTGGTAGTTTTGGGTTTCATTGCTTACTCCTCCCATACGATGCTATTCTTCCTTCCATCATCTTGTTTTGAAGAAGGCTTCTGGTTATTGTCATTTCTTTCtgtttattttgtgtttaatgATTGGTAAGCCTTGATTGCAGGATTGCTACATTGACATTTGCACCCCAGAAGTTTTGAGTCTTTTCACCGATAATTTTGACTATCAACACTTGCGGCGTGATTTTGTCAAGGGGTTGCTCgttgatgatgtatgtatatccctttgtattttgtatttctCTTGAGGAATGTTGTTCTTGTAtccaagaaaagagaaaatgtcaaactaaaaaataattcaaagtgTGTATTGAAAAAATGTTCCTAGTGTTGTTCCACCCTAAAATCTTACAAATGGTTTTGATGTCTTTATTCGTAAACTTTTGCTATGTGTAAAGGGGATTCAAGAAGAATGAATTAGTTATGTGTCATAAGTTTTGCACTTTGTTGGAcctaagtaaataaataaatatgttcGTTTCATTGCAATGTAAACTTTTAATCaagttgtatatataattccgtATTATATCTAATTTTGATGAACCCGTTCTCTTGCTCGTAAGTTCAGGAATGCTtttacttgatcaaaaaaaaagttcatgaaCACTTTAGTTCATGTATAAATCCTAAAATTGGGTTCTACGTACATGAGGAAGCAGGTTAGGAATCTATAATGATCCATTATTAAAGTTTAGTTGGATTCTTATGTTCTTTTTACATAGTATGAAAGTATGTAAAGGTGTTGTATTCGTGTATACTGGACACCTTTCATGTGTCTGGAGCGATTGAAAATAATCCGGTATGCATGTGAGGAGGCGTATTGGAGAAGTAATTAGATAAATAAACAtgctttaaatattttaagctTTCGGTACTACTGACAATAGCATACTCATTTAAAAACTGTAGCTGTAACTCTTGCAATTTCCAACTTGAAGAAGCGGAAACATAGTCAAGTGCATCCAATATAGGTTAGCTCTTGAAAGTTTTAGCTTAAGACGTCCTCGAGTATATTTCCTTCACTTATATAGAGTTTCGAGGTAGAAAGAGATGACAATGCAATAGAACCcgagggtgtggcctagtggttaATAAAGTGGGGAAGAATCATGAGATCTCAAGATTAAAATCCTTATGAAGGCAAAAATATTCGGTCATTTTTCCCCATCTGTCCTAaacttggtggacagagttacccgATATCTGTGTTGGTAAGAGGTGGCAGGTGTctcgtggaattagtcgaggtgcttGCAAGCTGGTCTGGATATCAtggttatttaaaaaaaagatggCAGTGCAATAGATTCGAAGGGCATAAGAGGGACAAATTCACTAGTACATGAGATTTAGAAGGAATTTACAGATTAGGAGGTTGATGAATTTTAGAGGTTGGTGAAAATACTCTACAAACAAACTTCACTCACTAGCTAGGACTCGTGGAAGTGGGACAAGAAGTGATGGTGCTTTTGTAGTAAAATCATACTACCACAAGCTTTTGGTGAGGTAGGAGTTGGGCTTCTTTTGTAGTAAAATCATACTACCATAAGCTTTTGGTGAGGTAGGAGTCAGGCTTCCTCATGTTTCAATATGGATTCCTAGGGTGTTAGAAGGTGTATTTCTTCGCCTGGTTGGAAGCAAGGGGAGGGCGATTCTGATAGTTgaaaatttgaggaaaaggaGGAATGTATATGTTAGTTGGCGCTTTATGTGTAGATGTTCAAGCGGAAATGTGGATCACCTGTTATTACATTGCCAAGTAGTTGTTCGTTTGGGTGGGTTGTATTACTGGTTCTGGGTACCATCAATGAAGCCTAGTCCGGTGAAGGACATGTTACCTAGCTGACCGTTAGAAGAAGGAAGAGGAAGTGCAGAGCACGGAAAATTGTCCGCTTAGCCATCATATGGGTCAGTGTTGTCAAAGACGCGCTTAAAGTGcccttaagccctgaagcgaggctcaaaacatgttgagcgcttcgcctcgctttatttgcgcttcagtgtcatcaACAAGGCTcttaagacatacttttccttgacagtgagcctctcttgaagaggtgacgctagataattgatatttcactttatcgtaatgtttttacaatttctttgtccatatatttgttgttcatgcttattattattagccttggactaaacatatatatatatgtgtgtgtgtgtgtgtgtatttgtatttttttcacCATTGtgccttttttcattaaagcccacactttatatatgtgtgtgtgtgtgtgtatttgtatttttttcacCATTGtgccttttttcattaaagcccacacTTTATTTgtgctttgcgcttaaagctcCAGTTGACCTGAAAGTTTTTTTGCGCTTTTTGCTTTTAATAACACTGATATGGGTCTTGTGGTAGGAGAAACATGAAATCTTTTAAGGGGATAGaaaatgaatttgtatgttCGTGAAATAGGCTATAATATTTCTTAGTCAGCTTTTGGTGCATCCATAGAAGTtcctgtttgtatgaatggttgTGTTTCATTTGTAGAGGATCATATTCTAGTGTAGCACTGTAGCTTTTTACCTTTTGGTACACTGCTTTTATACGAGAGTTGTCCCAATTAAAGTTATTTACATTATAGAAAATTCTATTTCCCTCACTTGCAGAATGTCTCTGCTCCTCTCAGAAATTGTAATTGACCAAACATGTTGTGGTTTTAGTGCATCTTATGTTGGATCTGGAAACATGATTCAATTGTCTTTTGGCTCGTGAACTATGAAGTCCGTTATAAATTGGAGACTCATGGATactcaattttttcttcttatccACCTAAATTTCTTCCTTATTTTAATGTGGTCTAATTTTGTCTAATTTCATTGCATTAAGAATAAGATACATGATGTGTATAATGTCATTTAATTAAAAGGCAGAAAATAGTGTGTAGTATACAATTTCCTTTAATTGAATAAGAAAATTTTGTTGATGGAGAATCAAATGAGTGCTAAAAGACCGGAAGCCAGCATCATCCTTGTGCCGATGAATATACTTGTTAcatttctcaaaaaataaaataaaatcaggAGGCCGGAAGTCCCCCAGGTTCAAGTGAAACATGGTAATATCCATCTTTCATGGTCAGTTTCTTTAGCTATAAATATATCAATTGAAATCTATCTCCATGTTTGTGCGGGTGATCGTCTCTTCTTGCTCCCTACATTAATCTCTTTATTCTCAACTTACTTTTTCTTTCAGATCATGGGTTATAAAATCTACACTCATGAAATTCATTCAAGTTATGCGGCTAGAATTGATAACTATAGAAGTTATGACACCATTAGCAAGGACATAATTCAGCGGTGGACATATCCCTTGGTGCCTGATGTCCAGTTTTTTGGAAATTCTGCTACTAAATTGGAAAGGCAGGGCATGTATCGAGCACCTGGTAAGGAATGATTCCATCTTATCTTCTCGTTTGCTAGAACATGTTGCTAGTGAATTAACTTATGATTGACATTTTAAAGATGGAAATATTGAATATCAATTTCTGGTATTCTCTACTTTTTGGTAAATGGATTGTATGCTAGAGTTTTTTTCCCACATTAATAAAATTTACCTTATCAAAAGAAATATTGAATATCAATTTCAGAACTGCGGCTAACTTAGATACTGAGCAAGAAAGACTGATGGATGGAAATTTAAAAGACACATAATGGCTTAAAAAATATGGTAATCTAACAGGTTTTGCTGTTCGCGGGATTTAGCTTTTGTTGCTTTAATATCTGATGTGATTGTTGTTGAGGATTCGTGTAGCTGAGCCATCTAGTTTGAGATTGCGGTGTAGTAGGTTTTTATTGCATCTTATGTCCTTGTAAGTTGCAAGATTTTGCTGCTAGAGCACATTATGTGCAATAAAGCAAGCTAGAATTGGTGCGTTATTAGATACAAAGGTAATAATTATAAAAGGGATACTAATTGAACTACGTGTTTTAGTTGTCTCCATTCTTTATTCCTGATTGATATTCGTCCACATGTGATATTTTATGCTCATATCACCCTGGCATGGATCTTTTTGTGAAAAAACACGGTATAGATGGTGAAGATTTCAACTTTTCTGCACTCTTTTGAAATTGTTGTTTACCTGACATTTTTCAGAAATTAAGCAATCCCGCTCATCCAAAATTGGCCCCTTCACTGTAATCGGGACTGGAACCAGTATTGGGAACGACACAGAGATTTCGAATTCAGTTGTTGGCGAAGGTTGCTCAATTGGGTCAAATGTCACTATAGAAGGTTGCTATATATGGCATAATGTCACGATTGAAGATGGCTGCAAATTGAAGCACTCAATAGTTTGTGACGGTGTGACAATGAAGACTGGAGCAGCTTTAGAGCCTGGTGTCGTCTTGTCTTTTAAGGTAAGTTCCAttaaagaaacaagaaaacacAGTTCTTTTTTCTGGATGTACTAGTTAGACCTGGTTTTGATGAATTTCAATTAAGCAATTCACACATTGCAAACGTTGCCTCAAGACATCATCTCTCAGGAAGCAGATTCTTTCTGGACAGACAGTTTACCTGCTATGTGTTTCTTACTTTTGACTAAGATCTAGTGCCAGTTCTGCTTCTTTTAGCATTTCTTTGTCAATAAATTGGTCAGATCGAATGAATCTATGGTAAATCGTATCAGGGGTTTCCACCCTTCCTCAATGTCATGGAAAATCCTCATCATCAAAAGGGAAATATTAAACTGAAGGCAGAAATAAGTTACCAGTTTTCCAAAAAAAGGAACTGAAAGCAGAAATTCGACACCTAAGATCAGGCTTCTA encodes:
- the LOC132063565 gene encoding uncharacterized protein LOC132063565, translated to MVAKKGGNKGEDTEEELARAPLQAIILADSFTTKFRPITLERPKVLLPLVNAPMIDYTLAWLESAGVEEVFVFCCAHSKQVIDYLDKSNWFGQPNFTVTKIESHNAISAGDALRLIYEQHVIRGDFILVSGDTVSNMSLSQALKEHKERRRKDSNAVMTMVIKQSKPSPITRQSRLGTEELFMVIDPETKQLLYYEDRVDNFKGYLSLDKALLTDNTSISLQNDKQDCYIDICTPEVLSLFTDNFDYQHLRRDFVKGLLVDDIMGYKIYTHEIHSSYAARIDNYRSYDTISKDIIQRWTYPLVPDVQFFGNSATKLERQGMYRAPEIKQSRSSKIGPFTVIGTGTSIGNDTEISNSVVGEGCSIGSNVTIEGCYIWHNVTIEDGCKLKHSIVCDGVTMKTGAALEPGVVLSFKVVVGRNFLVPAYSKVSLLQQPIKQDSDEELEYADNSSGITESPSVSGTLDKLNEEERTELPDSQEYEVGDGGVGFIWLVSEGGQEEEWKHSVAPIPVDKLVAIMQITNDEADIPNEDGAFLPPSGELGPDSITNDSNEDAEDIRDDSVIFEREVEATFQRAVEEDVTDDHVILEVNSLRLSYNMASADCAGALFYSVMKLALDTPHDSPNELYKNVVTSVKKWEKLLKYYLPSIDEEIEVILKFEEMCLESAREYSPLFLEILHHLYDQEIIQEEAILDWASEKEGAEESDKIFVKKSEKFIQWLKEASEEEDEE